A single genomic interval of Agarivorans aestuarii harbors:
- a CDS encoding BolA family protein produces the protein MQPEQIEEILSQALELEHVQVSGEGNHFQVVAVGAMFTDLSRVKKQQAVYAPLKEYIASNEIHALGIKAFTPDEWQKQQKFGQL, from the coding sequence ATGCAACCAGAACAAATCGAAGAAATCTTATCGCAAGCGCTTGAGTTAGAGCATGTGCAAGTGAGTGGTGAAGGTAATCACTTTCAAGTTGTTGCTGTTGGTGCAATGTTTACGGATTTATCGCGAGTTAAAAAACAACAAGCGGTTTATGCACCACTGAAAGAGTACATTGCGAGTAATGAAATTCACGCTTTAGGAATAAAAGCGTTCACTCCTGATGAATGGCAAAAGCAACAGAAGTTTGGCCAATTGTAG
- the rplM gene encoding 50S ribosomal protein L13, whose protein sequence is MKTFVAKPDSVKRDWYVVDADGKTLGRIATEIASRLRGKHKAEYTPHVDTGDYIIVINAEKVAVTGNKAKGKIYHSHTGYPGGLKSISFEKLIEKAPERVIQSAVKGMLPKGPLGRAMFRKLKVFAGPEHTHAAQQPQVLDI, encoded by the coding sequence ATGAAAACTTTTGTAGCCAAGCCAGACAGCGTTAAACGCGACTGGTACGTTGTAGATGCAGATGGTAAAACTCTGGGTCGTATCGCAACTGAAATCGCTTCTCGCCTACGCGGTAAGCATAAAGCTGAATATACTCCTCACGTTGATACTGGTGATTACATCATCGTAATTAACGCTGAGAAAGTAGCCGTAACAGGCAACAAAGCGAAAGGTAAAATTTACCACTCGCACACTGGTTACCCAGGTGGCTTAAAATCAATTAGCTTTGAAAAGTTAATCGAAAAAGCTCCTGAGCGTGTTATCCAGTCTGCAGTGAAAGGTATGTTGCCAAAAGGTCCTCTAGGCCGTGCAATGTTCCGTAAACTGAAAGTATTCGCTGGACCTGAGCACACTCATGCGGCTCAGCAACCACAAGTATTAGACATTTAA
- the mlaE gene encoding lipid asymmetry maintenance ABC transporter permease subunit MlaE, translating to MIDAIAALGRNTLLRVGALGRASLMLWHALLTFPSKQLLKDTIRQIYVVGVQSLPIIAVSGLFIGMVLALQGYHILVDFGAETSLGPMVALSLLRELGPVVTALLFAGRAGSALTAEIGLMKTTEQLSSMEMMAVDPLKRVIAPRLWAGFIAMPLLTLMFNLVGIWGGFLVGVEWLGVDNGSFWSITAASIEFGQDIGNGIIKSAVFAITVVWVALFNGYDAMPSAQGISQATTRSVVHASLLVLALDFVLTALMFGS from the coding sequence ATGATTGACGCTATTGCAGCTTTAGGCCGCAACACCTTATTACGTGTAGGGGCTCTGGGACGAGCTAGTTTAATGCTTTGGCATGCTTTATTAACTTTTCCCAGCAAGCAGCTACTTAAAGACACCATTCGCCAGATTTATGTGGTGGGCGTGCAGTCACTGCCTATTATTGCGGTTTCGGGCTTGTTTATTGGCATGGTGTTAGCGCTGCAGGGCTACCATATACTGGTAGATTTTGGTGCAGAGACCAGCCTTGGTCCCATGGTGGCTTTGTCACTATTGCGAGAACTTGGCCCGGTAGTTACCGCATTGTTGTTTGCCGGCAGAGCTGGCTCAGCGTTAACAGCTGAAATAGGTTTGATGAAAACCACCGAACAGCTCTCGAGTATGGAAATGATGGCCGTTGATCCACTTAAACGGGTGATTGCTCCACGTTTATGGGCTGGCTTTATCGCCATGCCGCTGCTTACTTTAATGTTCAACCTAGTAGGTATATGGGGCGGATTTCTGGTTGGTGTTGAGTGGCTGGGAGTTGATAACGGTAGCTTCTGGTCAATTACCGCAGCTTCAATAGAATTTGGTCAAGACATTGGCAATGGCATTATTAAAAGCGCGGTGTTTGCTATAACAGTAGTTTGGGTGGCGTTATTTAATGGCTACGATGCGATGCCGAGCGCTCAGGGAATTAGCCAAGCGACTACACGCAGCGTAGTGCACGCCTCTTTGTTGGTTTTAGCCTTGGATTTTGTACTAACCGCCTTGATGTTTGGCAGCTAG
- a CDS encoding MlaC/ttg2D family ABC transporter substrate-binding protein produces the protein MFIRRLMLAVTLLFSVNALAEQVNENPYRLMSYVAEQTFSRLAEVDRDAADSAQQIEDIVREQLMPHIDYRYASFVVLGKQIKKTTKPQRVEFTAAFKEYLVSTYTQALGQYKQQQVNIEPERSVEGKSKVGVKAQFVDGERPPIKLEFKFRKLKNKTPDSPDRWLAYDLIAEGVSLLSTKQSEMDSLIRANGIDGVIKLLQDKNFAANESKS, from the coding sequence ATGTTTATAAGACGCTTGATGTTGGCAGTAACACTGCTGTTTAGTGTTAATGCTTTAGCTGAACAAGTAAACGAAAACCCCTATCGTTTGATGAGCTATGTGGCAGAGCAAACCTTTAGTCGCTTAGCCGAAGTAGATAGAGACGCCGCGGATTCCGCTCAGCAAATTGAAGATATTGTGCGCGAACAGTTAATGCCGCACATCGACTATCGCTACGCCTCTTTTGTAGTGTTAGGTAAGCAAATTAAAAAAACCACTAAGCCGCAACGGGTAGAGTTTACCGCCGCTTTTAAAGAATATTTAGTAAGCACTTACACTCAAGCTTTGGGTCAATACAAGCAACAACAAGTAAATATTGAGCCAGAACGCTCTGTAGAAGGAAAATCTAAAGTTGGCGTTAAAGCGCAATTTGTTGATGGTGAACGTCCACCGATTAAGTTGGAGTTTAAGTTCCGTAAGCTTAAGAATAAAACACCTGACAGCCCCGACCGTTGGCTGGCCTACGATCTCATCGCAGAGGGTGTTAGTTTACTTTCAACAAAACAATCTGAGATGGATAGTCTGATTCGCGCCAATGGTATTGATGGGGTTATTAAGCTGCTACAAGACAAAAACTTTGCGGCTAATGAGTCTAAATCATGA
- the mlaD gene encoding outer membrane lipid asymmetry maintenance protein MlaD produces MKVNKLELSVGLFVLLGIAALLILSLKIADSQLGKNTDTYTLYAKFDNIGGLKARSPVKVGGVVVGRVEKIHLDTEDYMPKVTLSMYRQYGFYPETSSLSILTAGLLGEQYIGLTPGFVLDDIEDLNDGDVIEDTKSALVLEELIGQFLFSITEK; encoded by the coding sequence ATGAAAGTAAATAAATTAGAATTGTCGGTTGGTTTGTTTGTATTGCTAGGCATTGCAGCCTTACTGATTTTGTCACTTAAAATAGCTGATAGCCAATTAGGTAAAAACACCGATACCTACACCTTGTATGCTAAGTTCGACAATATCGGCGGGCTAAAAGCACGCTCGCCAGTGAAAGTTGGCGGTGTGGTTGTTGGTCGTGTAGAGAAGATTCACCTTGATACTGAGGATTACATGCCAAAAGTCACCTTAAGCATGTATCGTCAATATGGTTTTTACCCCGAGACCAGTTCATTATCCATTCTTACAGCCGGCTTGTTAGGTGAGCAATATATTGGTCTGACACCGGGTTTTGTATTGGATGATATTGAAGACTTGAATGACGGTGATGTGATCGAAGACACCAAATCGGCGTTAGTACTTGAAGAACTAATTGGGCAATTCCTGTTTTCTATAACGGAGAAATAG
- a CDS encoding ATP-binding cassette domain-containing protein, with the protein MADSLIEVKQLAFQRGDKVIFEGLDLHIPTGKITAIMGPSGIGKTTLLKLIGGQLKPTGGEVLIDQQNVHLLSRSELFKLRKRIGMLFQSGALFSDLNVFENVAFPLREHTQLPEPVLRNLVLMKLQAVGLRGTAQLMPGDLSGGMARRVALARAIALEPEIILYDEPFVGQDPISMGVLIKLIQGLNQSLQLTSVIVSHDVNEVLSIADYVFVIDGHSVLAQGTVAEIANNPNPRLAQFLEGQADGPAAFHYPAEDYAQALKASL; encoded by the coding sequence GTGGCAGATAGTTTGATTGAAGTAAAACAACTGGCGTTTCAGCGTGGCGATAAAGTCATCTTTGAAGGCTTAGACCTGCATATTCCCACTGGTAAAATCACTGCCATTATGGGGCCTAGTGGTATTGGTAAAACAACCTTACTCAAATTAATTGGCGGTCAGTTAAAACCAACTGGCGGCGAAGTGCTTATCGATCAGCAAAATGTTCACCTGCTTAGTCGTAGCGAATTGTTTAAACTGCGTAAGCGAATTGGCATGCTGTTCCAAAGCGGCGCTTTGTTTAGCGACCTTAACGTGTTTGAGAATGTTGCCTTCCCGCTTCGCGAGCATACTCAATTGCCAGAACCAGTATTACGTAACTTAGTGCTAATGAAGCTACAAGCGGTAGGGCTACGCGGCACTGCTCAACTGATGCCGGGTGATTTGTCGGGCGGCATGGCACGCCGAGTAGCGCTGGCACGAGCGATTGCCTTAGAGCCAGAGATCATTCTTTATGATGAGCCTTTTGTTGGCCAAGACCCAATCTCTATGGGCGTGCTGATTAAGCTTATTCAGGGTTTGAACCAAAGCCTGCAGCTTACCTCAGTAATTGTTTCCCACGATGTGAATGAAGTATTGAGCATTGCTGACTATGTGTTTGTGATTGATGGTCACAGCGTACTAGCGCAAGGAACGGTGGCGGAGATTGCTAATAATCCTAACCCACGCTTGGCTCAATTCCTTGAAGGGCAGGCCGATGGCCCAGCCGCATTTCATTATCCTGCTGAAGACTACGCGCAAGCATTAAAGGCGAGTTTATGA
- the degS gene encoding outer membrane-stress sensor serine endopeptidase DegS, whose protein sequence is MLAIIKYLLKPAFFGLAIALGILFAFPEFRENSKQLLDDYTDTPLVSYAQASRRAAPAVVNIYTRSFLQSYVNVDTQLESQGLGSGVIMSKQGFVLTNLHVIANSDQIVIALQDGRVFNADLVGGDMITDLAVLKIEASPDLPVIPQNDQLATQVGDVVLAIGNPYNVGQTITQGIISAAGRSGMSSTGRQDFLQTDAAINRGNSGGALVNTRGELVGINTSAYHLNDAADTYGISFAIPYVLAKKIMQGLIKDGTIVRGYLGLDGQKITPLLASRLKLNETRGVIVSGLDPSGPAGKAGIQANDILVSIAGTDIESIKQAMDIVAETRPGSEIMVRLYRNGELLELPVKITELKLPTRPTSGR, encoded by the coding sequence TTGTTAGCTATAATCAAGTATTTACTCAAGCCCGCTTTTTTTGGATTAGCAATAGCACTGGGCATTTTGTTTGCGTTTCCGGAATTTCGTGAAAACAGTAAGCAACTGCTCGATGACTATACCGATACACCGCTAGTCAGCTACGCACAAGCGTCTAGGCGCGCGGCGCCCGCAGTGGTAAATATCTATACCCGCAGCTTCTTACAATCTTATGTGAATGTAGACACTCAACTCGAGTCTCAAGGTTTAGGCTCTGGCGTTATTATGTCTAAACAAGGTTTTGTATTAACCAACCTTCACGTTATTGCCAACTCCGATCAAATTGTCATCGCCTTACAAGATGGCCGCGTATTTAATGCCGATTTAGTGGGTGGCGACATGATCACCGACCTCGCTGTACTTAAAATTGAAGCCTCTCCAGATCTCCCTGTTATTCCGCAAAACGACCAATTGGCAACGCAGGTTGGTGATGTAGTGTTGGCAATAGGTAACCCATACAACGTAGGCCAAACCATTACCCAAGGCATTATTAGCGCTGCTGGACGCAGCGGTATGAGCTCAACCGGCCGCCAAGACTTTTTACAAACCGATGCAGCGATTAACCGTGGTAATTCTGGTGGCGCTTTAGTGAATACTCGTGGTGAGTTAGTGGGAATTAATACCTCTGCCTATCACTTAAACGATGCAGCTGATACTTACGGGATTAGTTTTGCTATTCCTTATGTATTAGCCAAAAAAATCATGCAGGGGCTGATTAAAGACGGCACCATTGTACGTGGTTATCTAGGCTTAGACGGGCAAAAAATTACGCCTTTACTCGCCTCTCGCTTAAAGCTAAATGAAACCCGAGGGGTAATTGTGAGTGGGCTTGATCCAAGCGGCCCAGCTGGTAAAGCAGGTATTCAAGCAAATGACATATTGGTGAGCATTGCAGGGACAGATATCGAGTCAATCAAACAGGCCATGGATATTGTGGCGGAAACGCGCCCAGGCTCAGAGATTATGGTTCGCCTATATAGAAACGGGGAACTACTTGAGCTCCCCGTTAAGATTACTGAGTTAAAACTGCCTACTCGACCTACGAGCGGTCGTTAA
- a CDS encoding YhcB family protein produces MSAISSMIFLLIGVAIGFFLSRIASKPVGSDANMKQELEQNEAELDSYKEQVQEHFATSAQLLEDMAKQYQGIYEHMASQSKSLISEDVAQPQLFADYQEKLELDETVESSEAQPKDYSNQPSGLFTEAQRKAS; encoded by the coding sequence ATGAGCGCAATTAGCAGTATGATTTTTCTTCTTATTGGTGTCGCTATTGGCTTCTTCCTTAGTCGTATAGCATCAAAGCCGGTTGGTAGCGATGCCAATATGAAGCAAGAACTCGAACAAAATGAAGCTGAGTTAGACAGTTATAAAGAGCAAGTTCAAGAGCACTTTGCAACCAGTGCTCAACTACTTGAAGACATGGCTAAGCAATACCAAGGCATATACGAACATATGGCCAGCCAGTCAAAATCATTAATCAGCGAAGACGTAGCTCAGCCGCAGCTATTTGCTGATTATCAAGAAAAGTTAGAGCTAGACGAAACGGTTGAATCAAGTGAAGCCCAACCGAAAGATTACTCTAATCAACCATCTGGTTTATTTACCGAAGCTCAGCGTAAAGCTAGCTAA
- the murA gene encoding UDP-N-acetylglucosamine 1-carboxyvinyltransferase: MDKFRIEGGCRLEGEVAISGAKNAALPILFATLLCEEQVTLHNVPQLRDIGTTCKMLEHLGREVEVKGETVIVKAGKANDFVAPYELVKTMRASIMALGPLVARYGEADVSLPGGCAIGARPVNLHIHGLELMQANMSVEDGYVKARVDGRLKGARIFMDMVSVTGTENLMMAAALAEGETIIENAAREPEVVDLADFLNTLGADIKGAGSDTIVINGVESLHSGEYSVLPDRIETGTYLVGAAVTGGKVRCTHTDPGLMESVLSKLEEAGAKVTSGKDWIEVDMQGCQLKAVNVKTAPHPAFPTDMQAQFTVLNIVAEGTGHVTETIFENRFMHVPELMRMGAEIELEGNTAICKHSEHLTGAQVMATDLRASASLVIAALVAEGETVVDRIYHIDRGYQNIETKFANLGAKITRFNDRS, encoded by the coding sequence GTGGATAAGTTTAGAATTGAAGGTGGCTGCCGCCTAGAGGGTGAAGTGGCTATCTCGGGGGCAAAAAACGCGGCTCTGCCAATCCTTTTTGCAACCCTATTATGTGAAGAGCAAGTTACTCTACACAATGTTCCTCAGCTAAGAGACATTGGCACTACTTGTAAGATGCTTGAGCATCTTGGGCGCGAAGTAGAAGTTAAGGGCGAAACCGTTATTGTTAAAGCGGGCAAAGCCAATGATTTTGTTGCTCCTTATGAATTAGTTAAAACCATGCGAGCTTCTATTATGGCTTTAGGGCCATTAGTGGCGCGTTATGGTGAAGCCGATGTATCACTACCTGGCGGGTGTGCCATTGGTGCGCGCCCAGTTAATTTACATATTCATGGCTTAGAGCTTATGCAAGCTAATATGAGTGTGGAAGATGGTTATGTAAAAGCTCGCGTAGACGGCCGCTTAAAAGGTGCCCGCATCTTTATGGACATGGTGAGTGTAACCGGTACAGAAAACTTAATGATGGCTGCTGCGCTGGCTGAGGGCGAAACCATTATAGAAAACGCCGCTCGCGAACCTGAAGTGGTTGACCTAGCCGATTTCTTGAATACCTTAGGTGCCGACATTAAAGGTGCTGGTAGCGACACCATTGTAATTAATGGCGTAGAGAGCTTACACAGTGGCGAATACAGTGTTTTACCCGACCGCATAGAAACTGGTACTTACTTGGTGGGTGCTGCGGTAACTGGTGGTAAAGTGCGTTGTACCCATACCGATCCAGGTTTAATGGAATCGGTGCTTTCTAAGTTGGAAGAAGCGGGCGCTAAGGTTACTAGTGGTAAAGACTGGATTGAAGTTGATATGCAAGGCTGTCAGCTTAAAGCCGTAAACGTGAAAACAGCACCTCATCCAGCATTCCCTACCGATATGCAAGCACAGTTTACCGTGTTAAACATTGTTGCTGAAGGCACCGGACACGTGACGGAGACTATCTTCGAAAACCGCTTTATGCACGTGCCAGAGTTAATGCGTATGGGGGCGGAAATTGAGTTAGAAGGTAATACCGCTATTTGTAAGCATTCTGAGCACTTAACTGGCGCGCAGGTAATGGCGACTGATTTACGTGCGTCTGCTAGCTTAGTGATTGCTGCATTGGTCGCTGAAGGCGAAACCGTAGTCGACCGGATTTACCATATTGACCGCGGTTATCAAAACATCGAAACCAAGTTTGCCAACCTAGGTGCAAAAATTACTCGTTTTAACGACCGCTCGTAG
- a CDS encoding calcium/sodium antiporter, with amino-acid sequence MLVEFLLLVVGLALLVWSADRFVFGAAAIANNFGLSPMIIGLTIVALGSSAPEIMVSATASLEGKMNTAVGNVIGSNITNITLVLGLTALLKPLMVSSSTLFRELPMVLGATAVAGWVLHDKQLGYLEGVILLSLFVAMMAYLIINSLRQRSSNKVDPMVEEAESEVPNDVPTSKALLWLVVGIIVLPLSADLLVGSASEIARYFGMSDLVIGLTIIAIGTSLPELAACIAGVIKKEDDLVLGNIIGSNLFNILAVLAVPAMLSPGPIDANAAGRDFYVMMGVTVLLFIMAMGFGKSRKITRWEGGLLLSGFIGYQMLLFLA; translated from the coding sequence ATGCTAGTTGAATTTTTATTGTTGGTTGTAGGCTTAGCATTGTTGGTATGGAGTGCCGACCGTTTTGTTTTTGGCGCAGCGGCCATTGCCAACAATTTTGGTTTATCGCCAATGATTATTGGCTTAACCATTGTGGCTTTAGGCTCCTCGGCGCCAGAGATCATGGTGTCGGCCACAGCGTCTTTAGAAGGCAAAATGAATACCGCGGTAGGAAACGTGATTGGTTCCAATATCACCAATATTACCTTGGTGTTGGGTTTAACTGCCCTACTTAAGCCCTTAATGGTTTCGTCTTCTACTTTATTTAGAGAGTTACCAATGGTACTCGGGGCAACAGCAGTTGCTGGTTGGGTACTTCACGATAAACAACTCGGTTACCTTGAAGGCGTAATATTGCTCAGCTTATTTGTAGCAATGATGGCCTACTTAATTATCAATTCGCTACGTCAACGCAGCAGCAATAAAGTTGATCCAATGGTTGAGGAAGCAGAATCGGAAGTACCTAACGATGTGCCAACCAGCAAAGCCTTATTGTGGCTAGTGGTGGGGATTATCGTGCTGCCGCTTAGCGCCGATTTGTTGGTGGGCTCGGCCTCAGAAATCGCTCGCTACTTTGGCATGAGTGATTTGGTGATTGGCTTAACCATTATTGCTATTGGCACCAGCTTGCCTGAGTTGGCAGCGTGTATTGCTGGTGTGATTAAAAAAGAAGACGACTTGGTGCTGGGTAATATTATTGGCTCCAACCTTTTCAATATTCTCGCCGTATTGGCGGTACCAGCCATGTTGTCACCGGGGCCGATTGATGCCAACGCAGCCGGACGTGACTTTTATGTAATGATGGGAGTCACCGTGCTGTTATTTATCATGGCCATGGGCTTTGGTAAAAGCCGTAAAATCACCCGCTGGGAAGGTGGCTTATTGTTAAGCGGCTTCATAGGCTACCAAATGCTATTATTCTTAGCATAA
- the rpsI gene encoding 30S ribosomal protein S9, translated as MAENQYYGTGRRKSSTARVFLKAGSGNITVNNRTLEVYFGRETARMVVRQPLELTELLEKVDLLVTVKGGGTTGQAGAIRHGITRALMEYDESLRPELRKAGFVTRDARKVERKKVGLRKARRRPQFSKR; from the coding sequence ATGGCTGAGAATCAATACTACGGCACTGGCCGTCGCAAAAGCTCTACTGCTCGCGTATTTTTAAAAGCAGGTAGTGGTAACATCACTGTAAACAACCGCACTTTGGAAGTTTACTTTGGCCGTGAAACTGCTCGTATGGTAGTTCGTCAACCACTTGAACTAACTGAATTGTTAGAAAAAGTTGACCTACTAGTTACCGTTAAAGGTGGTGGTACAACTGGTCAAGCTGGTGCTATCCGTCACGGTATCACTCGTGCTCTTATGGAATACGACGAAAGTCTACGTCCTGAGCTACGTAAAGCTGGTTTCGTTACCCGTGATGCGCGTAAAGTTGAGCGTAAGAAAGTTGGTCTACGTAAAGCACGTCGTCGTCCGCAATTCTCTAAACGTTAA
- the zapE gene encoding cell division protein ZapE has protein sequence MTPQQQYEQDLQAHDFIKDNAQAFAVTQLQRVFEQLNEKPASAAVPSSFFSKLISRFSNADVLTKPSVQGLYMWGGVGRGKTYLMDTFFNCLPQQRKMRVHFHRFMQRVHQELKSLTAQTNPLEVVADRLYQEAEVICFDEFFVSDITDAMILGTLFEALFERGVTLIATSNIPPEDLYRNGLQRQRFIPTIKLIQQHCQIINVDGGSDYRMRTLNEAEIYHHPLDQQAEQNLAQYFLQLSNEPRQALGQIEINQRMINFVNEADSVLHVEFSELCEGARSQLDYIELARLYHTVLLSGVVAMGAKNDDAARRFIALIDEFYERNVTLIIAAEVPLEKLYQGGRLSFEFERCLSRLQEMQSHEYLEREHLP, from the coding sequence ATGACTCCACAGCAACAATACGAGCAAGATCTGCAAGCTCATGATTTTATAAAAGACAATGCACAGGCATTCGCCGTTACCCAGCTGCAACGCGTATTTGAACAATTAAACGAAAAGCCCGCTTCCGCTGCTGTTCCCTCATCTTTTTTTTCCAAGTTAATAAGTCGATTTTCTAACGCTGATGTACTCACTAAGCCTTCTGTTCAAGGCCTTTACATGTGGGGAGGCGTTGGCCGAGGAAAAACCTACCTCATGGACACATTTTTTAACTGCTTACCCCAGCAACGCAAAATGCGAGTGCATTTCCACCGCTTTATGCAGCGGGTGCATCAAGAGTTAAAAAGCTTAACTGCCCAAACTAATCCCCTAGAGGTCGTGGCAGATCGTTTATATCAAGAGGCAGAGGTTATCTGCTTTGATGAGTTTTTTGTCTCAGACATTACCGATGCGATGATTTTAGGAACTCTGTTTGAAGCTTTATTTGAGCGTGGTGTTACCCTGATTGCTACTTCTAATATTCCGCCAGAAGATTTGTATCGCAATGGTTTGCAGCGACAGCGTTTCATCCCAACCATCAAGTTGATTCAACAACATTGCCAAATCATCAATGTAGATGGTGGCAGTGATTATCGAATGCGAACCCTTAATGAGGCTGAGATTTATCATCACCCGCTAGATCAACAAGCGGAACAAAACTTGGCCCAGTATTTTTTGCAGTTGTCTAACGAACCGCGTCAAGCGCTTGGTCAGATTGAAATTAATCAGCGGATGATTAACTTTGTCAATGAGGCCGATAGCGTACTGCATGTTGAATTTAGTGAGTTATGTGAAGGGGCGAGAAGCCAGTTAGATTACATCGAGCTGGCAAGGCTTTATCACACGGTGCTGCTATCGGGTGTGGTGGCAATGGGGGCAAAAAATGATGATGCTGCCCGTCGCTTTATTGCCTTGATTGATGAGTTCTATGAGCGAAACGTTACGTTGATTATTGCGGCAGAAGTGCCGCTAGAGAAGCTCTACCAAGGCGGCCGATTAAGCTTTGAATTTGAGCGTTGTTTGTCTCGTTTACAAGAGATGCAGTCTCACGAGTACTTAGAAAGAGAACACTTACCTTAA
- a CDS encoding STAS domain-containing protein: MKAELSVEQQCLSLSGDWDSQQVALKWNELLTCQAQELDLAKLKRIDSAGIAAIITALKPEPSKRLLIKQCPEQAKLLFKLYELDSLLHFED, encoded by the coding sequence ATGAAGGCAGAATTGAGCGTTGAGCAGCAGTGTTTATCGCTTAGCGGAGATTGGGATAGCCAACAAGTTGCACTTAAGTGGAACGAATTGCTGACTTGCCAAGCTCAAGAATTAGATCTTGCGAAGCTCAAGCGGATTGACTCTGCAGGAATAGCCGCTATTATCACCGCGTTAAAACCGGAACCCAGTAAGCGCTTATTAATTAAGCAGTGTCCTGAACAAGCCAAGTTGTTATTTAAACTCTATGAGTTAGACAGCTTGTTGCACTTTGAAGATTAA
- a CDS encoding Do family serine endopeptidase, with the protein MSVSTKKFVIVLLSLFLGINTFQAHAALPFSVGGEELPSLAPVLEQATPAVVNISVAGTKVSQQQLPELFKYFFGPEGNPGNAEQERPFQGLGSGVVVDAKKGYVITNYHVIHEADEIVVTLKDGRTFEAEVLGSDRHTDIALLQIEADELVDIKLADSDELRVGDFTVAIGNPFGLGQTVTSGIVSALGRSGLNIENLENFIQTDAAINSGNSGGALINLRGELIGINTAIIAPNGGNIGIGFAIPSNMVRNLADQIIEFGEVRRGVLGVTGGELNSDLAKAFGTDSQHGAFVNQVMQGSAADKAGIEPGDIIIAVDDKKVKSFAELRAKIGTMGAGKTIKIGAIRDGKPIDFKVTLQQAEEQNINAKVMHPALEGASLSSTGKDADISGVRVNKVARNSKAFANGLEEGDIIIGINKIRITSIADLRALLETEPKVLAVNIQRGDENLYRIIQ; encoded by the coding sequence ATGAGTGTTTCCACTAAGAAATTTGTCATTGTATTGTTGTCTCTCTTTCTCGGCATCAATACCTTCCAAGCTCACGCTGCCCTGCCTTTTTCCGTTGGTGGCGAAGAACTTCCCAGCTTAGCCCCAGTGCTTGAACAAGCCACCCCCGCCGTGGTTAATATCTCTGTTGCGGGTACTAAAGTTTCTCAACAACAACTTCCAGAGTTATTTAAGTACTTCTTCGGTCCAGAAGGTAATCCTGGTAACGCCGAACAAGAGCGCCCTTTTCAAGGCCTAGGTTCCGGTGTAGTAGTTGATGCAAAAAAGGGTTACGTAATCACCAATTACCATGTGATTCACGAAGCTGATGAAATTGTTGTCACTCTCAAAGATGGCCGCACCTTTGAAGCGGAAGTATTGGGTAGTGATCGTCATACCGATATTGCACTGCTGCAAATAGAGGCCGATGAACTGGTTGATATTAAGCTGGCAGATTCTGATGAGCTTCGTGTAGGTGATTTTACTGTCGCTATTGGTAACCCTTTTGGCCTAGGCCAAACCGTCACTTCAGGCATAGTGAGCGCATTGGGGCGGAGTGGTTTAAACATTGAAAACCTAGAAAACTTCATTCAAACCGATGCTGCGATTAATAGCGGGAACTCTGGCGGTGCCTTAATCAACTTACGCGGTGAGCTAATTGGCATCAACACCGCAATTATTGCGCCTAACGGTGGCAACATCGGTATTGGTTTCGCCATTCCAAGTAACATGGTGCGTAATTTAGCGGATCAAATTATCGAGTTTGGTGAAGTACGTCGAGGCGTGCTGGGTGTAACCGGTGGCGAGCTTAACAGTGATTTAGCCAAGGCTTTTGGCACCGACTCGCAACATGGCGCGTTTGTTAACCAAGTTATGCAGGGGTCAGCGGCCGATAAAGCCGGCATTGAGCCAGGCGACATCATCATTGCCGTTGATGATAAAAAGGTGAAAAGCTTTGCTGAACTGCGTGCCAAAATTGGCACCATGGGCGCAGGTAAAACCATTAAAATTGGCGCAATTAGAGACGGTAAACCTATCGATTTTAAAGTGACCTTACAGCAGGCAGAAGAACAAAACATTAATGCTAAGGTAATGCACCCTGCCCTTGAAGGCGCAAGTTTGAGCTCTACCGGTAAAGACGCAGACATATCAGGCGTGCGAGTCAATAAAGTTGCGCGTAACTCTAAAGCCTTTGCTAACGGCTTAGAAGAAGGCGATATCATTATTGGCATCAACAAAATTCGCATCACGAGTATCGCTGATTTGCGCGCCCTCTTGGAAACCGAGCCCAAGGTGCTAGCTGTAAATATTCAACGCGGTGATGAAAACCTCTACCGAATCATTCAATAG